CACCCCACCGCTAATTGAAGAACCCGTCGAGCCCCGCCCACGCCCCACGCCCCGCTCCTCTTCAGGTTGCCTGCAGGCTTTGTTGGGTCTTTTGGTGCTGCTCGGAGTAGTGGGGCTGGGCTGGTGGGGGCTAACAGCCTCGGGCTGGCTGGATAATATCGCCATCCCTGGCGGTAGTGACGTTGGCGGTCCTGACATTTCTGAGGAAGAGCAGACCCGCAAACGCGCCACTACTGAACGGGCGCAGGCCTTGGGCGTCGATAATTCTTATTTGACCCAGTTAACCGATCAGCTCTTTTATGAGCGCTATCCTGACCTGCGGGGTACCCAGCTCACCAGTAGCCCAGAAGATGCCGCCTTGCGGACTGAGTGGGATGCGATCGCAAACGACATGCTCACCCTCACCGAGCAAAACCTCAGTACTGCTGCCCGTCAGCGTCTAGGTCGCTACAACTCCAGCGACCTCGATCGTTGGAGAGCCCAAGTCAATCAGCTCTATGTCAGCCGCCGCGCCCTCTATGACTTGGCCGATGCCCGCTATGGCAACCTTTTTCCCGGCCGAGTCAACGACGGCTTTGTTGAAGAACCCACCAGTCAAATCTGGTTTGCCCTAGCTCAAGATCGAGTCAACGCCCTAGAGTCAGGCCAAAAGCTCACCGAAATCAGCTTTCAGCCAGGAACCTACAGCCAGCAGATCCAGGTCAACCTCGACCCCGGCGAAGGCCAGGTCTACACCCTCAACCTAAACAGCGGCCAGCTTCTGCGCCTCAACCTCCAGCCCTCCTCCCCCGAAACCCTGCTCTCGCTCTACCTGCCCAGCCCCACAGATGAAGACCCCTACCTGCTGTCCGACTCCTCAAACACCACCTGGTCCGGCGAACTCACTCAAACCGGGTACTACGAAATTGTCGTCGTCTCCACAGCCCAGCAGCCCATCACCTACCAGCTCAACGTCGCCGTCGATACCGTCATCACCAATCCTGCCGAGCCTCCTGCTGCCTCGGCGGATAAGGATTAGGTGGGGAAAGTAGGGGAGGTGGGAAGGTGGGGGAGTAGGGGAAGGTGGGGGAGATGGGAACCCGGAGATGCGGAGACCCGGAGAATACTCAGCTTGAAAATCAACCTCACCCCATAACACTAATTAATCACGCTCTAAGCCCCATCCACCCTCCACCCATTCACCCCCTACTCCCCCACCTTCCCCTACTCCCCCACCTTCCCCTACTCCCCCACCTTCCCCTACCCCTCCCCATCTCCCCTAAATTCCGCTTAGGATCAAGGTATCCGCTTCACCCTTCCCCTCATGACCGACGTTCTTAGGTCACCCAGCACCGAATCGTCTGCTCCAGCCCAGGAGCCACGGCTTTATCAGTCTCCTATCGGTAAAAAGCTGCTCTCGGCGGTAACTGGGCTAGGACTGGCAATCTTTGTCCTGGTGCATATGCTGGGCAATTTAATTTTGTTTACTGGCAGCAATGCCTACAACCAGTACGCCCGCCACCTAGAAGACTGGGGAGTGCTGCTGTATGTCATTGAGGCTGGGCTGCTGGTATTTGTCCTGGTACATGCGGGGCTGGGCATTCAGATTTACCTGAACCGGCTCAAAGCTCGCCCGGTGCATTACCAGAAATATGCTTCTGCGGGCAGTCCCAGTCTGCAAAGCCTGAGTTCTCGCACCATGATTTTTACCGGCATTACGCTGGCGGTCTTTTTGGTGTTTCACCTGACTAGCTTTAAGTTTGGGGCCTATTACGACGCTGAGTTTGGCGGAGTTCCGGGGCGGGATTTGGCGCGGCTGGTGTTTGAGAAGTTTCACGAGCCGATGTATGCCTTTGGCTATCCGGCGGTGATGGTGCTGCTAGGCTTCCACCTACGCCACGGCATCTGGAGTGCGCTGCAGTCGCTGGGGGCCATGAGCAAGTCGATTAGGCCCCTGGTCTATGCCCTGAGTACGGTTTTAGCAGCGCTGATTGCGGCAGGATTTATTGCGCTGCCGCTGGCAATTTATTTCAACCTGTTGAGCTGAGTAGCGGCGGCGGCAAGCCCCACGGAGAGGAGCACAATGGCACTAGATTCACGGGTTCCGGCAGGGCAATTGCAGGACAAGTGGGATGGCTTTAGGGAGCGCTGTCGTCTGGTTAGCCCCAACAACAAGCGCAAGCACACGGTTTTGGTAGTCGGTACGGGCCTAGCGGGGGCTTCGGCGGCAGCGAGTTTGGCGGAGTTGGGCTACCACGTTAAGAGCTTTTGCATTCAAGACTCTCCCCGGCGGGCGCACAGCATTGCGGCCCAGGGCGGCATCAATGCGGCCAAAAATTATCCTAATGATGGCGATAGCGTTTGGCGGCTGTTTCACGACACGATCAAGGGCGGTGACTATCGCTCCCGCGAGGCCAACGTCTATCGGCTGGCCCAAATCAGCACCAGCATTATTGACCAATGTGTGGCTCAGGGAGTTCCCTTTGCCCGTGAATACGGCGGCCTGCTCGACACCCGATCCTTTGGCGGTACGCTGGTTTCGCGCACCTTTTATGCACGAGGACAGACTGGACAGCAGCTCCTGCTAGGGGCCTATAGCGCCATGATGCGCATGGTGCAGGCTGGCAAAATAGAGGTCTATGCTCGGCGGGAAATGCTGGACCTGGTTGTCGTCAACGGGCAGGCGCGGGGCATTGTGGTGCGCAACTTGGTAACGGGCCAGCTGGAGCGCTATGCCGGAGATGCCGTTTTGCTCTGTACGGGCGGCTATGGCAATGTCTATTACCTCTCAACCAACGCCAAAAACTCCAACGTTACAGCGGCGTGGCGCTGCCACAAGCGGGGAGCCCACTTTGCCAATCCCTGCTATACCCAGATCCACCCTACCTGTATTCCGGTTTCAGGGGACTACCAGTCGAAGCTAACGCTAATGAGTGAGGGGCTGCGCAATGATGGTCGGGTATGGGTGCCCAAAACACCGGGCGATACTCGTTCCCCTGAGGCGATTCCCGAAGCTGAGCGCGACTATTACCTGGAGCAGCGCTATCCCACCTTTGGCAATCTGGTACCCCGTGATGTGGCTTCGCGCAACGCCAAGCAGGTGACCGACCAAGGGCGGGGTGTGGGTGAAACGGGGTTGGCTGTGTATCTAGACTTTCGAGATGCGATCGCAAAGCAGGGGAAAGGTGCGATCGCAGCCCGCTACGGCAACCTCTTTGACATGTACCAGCGGATCACAGGCGACAACCCCTACGACGTGCCCATGCGGATCTACCCCGCCGTTCACTACACAATGGGCGGGCTGTGGGTTGACTACCACCTGATGAGCACCGTGCCCGGTCTGTTTGTGCTGGGCGAGGCCAACTTCTCTGATCACGGGGCCAACCGCCTCGGGGCCAGCGCCCTAATGCAGGGCCTAGCCGACGGCTATTTCGTCATTCCCTATACCCTAGGCAACTACATTGCCAGTCAGCCCCTGCCCCCCGTTAGCCCTGACCACGATGCTTTTGCCGAAGCCGAAGCCGCTGCCCAAGCCCGCATCACTCAGCTACTTAGCATTCAGGGCGAAAAGACGGTGCTGGAGTTTCATCGCGATCTGGGCCGACTGGTGTGGGACTTTGTCGGCATGGCCCGCCACCGAGAAGGATTGGAATCGGTCATCACCCAGATCCAAGATCTGCGGGAGGAGTTTTGGCAAAACCTGAAGGTACCCGGCCAGCCCAACACCTACAACAAGAACCTGGAGTTTGCCGGACGGGTCGCCGATTTCATGGAGCTAGCCGAACTGATGGCGCGAGATGCCCTGCATCGGGAAGAATCGTGCGGCGGCCACTTCCGCCAAGAGTCACAGACGCCAGAGGGTGAGGCCAAGCGAGACGATGAGCACTTTGCCTACGTTGCTGCCTGGGAGTATCGGGGCGAGGGGCGTGTGCCCGACCTGCATAAAGAAAGCCTAGACTTTGAAAATGTTGAGCTAACCCAGCGCAGCTATCGGTAAGGCTTAAAAAAAGCAGTCAGACTAGACACTTTTGGAAACCATAGTTAACATACCGTAGTGAAGTGTTTACGAAATCTTAAGCAGCACTTCATAGCAGTTTTGCATTCCCACAAGGAGTTGCTATGCGTTTCATGAATCACGTACTTACCGTTGGGCTCGGAGTCCTCGGAGCAGGTTTGGTCGCGTCTTTGCCTGCTGCCGCTGGTGACATGGTTGAAAAGGACTCTGCCCAAGTAGAGACGACCGAGGAAATGCAAGAACAGGCCGAGGAAATGCAGGCCGAGGAAACCACTGAGACAACCATTGTCGATGTTGCATCTAGCAGTGGCGAGTTTGAGATTCTAGTTGCTGCCGTTGAGGCGGCTGGCCTAGTAGAAGTCCTATCTGGGGAAGGGCCTTTCACCGTTTTCGCGCCGACCGATGCCGCCTTTGAGGCCCTCCCTGAAGGTGCACTAGAGGCGCTACTCATGCCTGAAAACCAGGCGTTACTGGCTCAGATTCTGACCTACCACGTCGTCCCTGGTACCGTTACCTCTGGCGATTTGGTTGAAGGCGACGTAGCTACCGTAGAGGGCAGTGACGTTACAGTGTCTCTGGGCGACAGCGTCATGGTCAATGATGCAACCGTCGTGATGCCTGATATAGAAGCCAGCAATGGGGTGATTCACGTCATCGATAAGGTGATCATTCCCCCCAGCCTGCTGAGCGAACTTGATGTAGAAAAGCCTGCCTTATAGTCAACTCCAGCTAGCACTGAGGTCTAGGGCAACAGCTGGCCCAGCCCTTAGTCTGCTAGCAGTCAAATAGAAAGACGGATCTGTCACAACCCCCATGACGTCTAACGGGGAAGTATTAGCAGATCCGTCTTTTTTATTAGCTTTTTTTATGTACAATAAGTTTTGTAATGCTTTTATGAGGATTGCCCCAGCAATGACCTCCCAACCAATTTTGGGGTCTATTCTATGCGGGTGAGGGGTATTGAAGTAAAAGGATCCATCAAATAATATTGATGTCTTTTAGCGAAGGTAAATTGCATTGTCTAAGTGCAATTTACTTTTGCAGTGTGTTGGGGCAGCCATAAAAGATTTGCTCAGATTTATCCATTTCTTAAAGCTACACATTTTACCTGCCACAACGACGTTTTCTCTAATTAAGAGAAACTGAAAATTAAGCCTGATGCTTGATTTTTATTTTTTTGTACCTTAATATTTTGGTACTTCTACAAAGATATTTCTTGAAAGCTGTTTATTGGCTTGATGGCTCGGATTAGAGCTATATCCTGGATAAACCAGCTCAAATTGGCTTAAAAAGAGATTGTTTCACATTTAGAAAAAATTTTGTTGTACTTTGGAGCTTTGGAATAAAATTTCCAAGGCTCGATTTTTGTGTTTATAGGTAATAAGCTCTTATCACTTTGTTAAAACTATTCTTTCTTTTTGTATGCTTACCTTTAAAGCAAGATCAGCCAAAATGCTGATGGGTTTTTAACCTATAGATAGATATAATTTAGATTGGTTTTGTCTCGGGATAAGGATAGTTACTGAATGAATCGTCAGGTATTCACGAATTGGAACAAGCAGGCATTAATTGATTGGATCGAGCTGGAGCGGGTGAAAGGAACCGATTATCGGAACCTCGAGAACGCTCTCAGGCTCGACTATGGCGTTCTTGACTGGTGGAGAACAGGTCTGGTCAATGAGCTGACCCCTGACCATCTTCAGGCTATTGCGGACTACCGAGGCTGGTCCCTTGCAAAAGTGCGAGAGTGGCTTGATATTAAATAAACTAAGTTTGAGTTAGCTGGATGGGCGATTAACTGGCCCCACCGTCGCCACTGGCCTGGGCAAAATTTTCTAACCCTACGATTTTCAAAGCCCGCTTACGCGGGCTTTGATTTTTTAGGCGGAGCTATTGGTATTTAGAAAGCTTGCGATCGCACAAATAAAAACCTCCTGGCTGACGGACCAGAAGGTTAGGAGAAAAGTATTTAATTAGCGCGGTAAGCGTACGCCAGCTCGAAATAGAGACAGTATCGGAGGTTATGCCTTCCGCGAGTAGTACTCAACCACGAGCAGTTCGTTGATATTGAGCGCAATCCATTCCCGCTCGATGATGCCGTTCACCTTAGCAGTGAGCTTGCCCTTATCGAGTTCAAGATGGTTGGGAACGTTGGCCAGACCAGGGAATTGCAGGTTGGCTTCCACCAAGGTGCGAGAGACAGCCTTGTCGCGAACGCTGATCACATCGCCAGGACGGCACTGATAGCTAGGAATGCTAACGACCCGACCGTTGACGGTAATGTGACCGTGGTTGACGATCTGACGCGCCGCCGGAATGGTCGGGCCAAAGCCTAACCGGAAGATCGTGTTGTCTAACCGCATCTCTAGCTGCTGTAGTAGAGACAAGCCGGTAGAACCACCAGCCCGACGGGCTTTTTTCACGTACCGAAGCAGCTGCTTTTCCGTCAACCCATAGTTGAAGCGGAGCTTTTGCTTCTCTTCTAGACGAACCCCATATTCAGATTTTTTCTTACGGGCCTGCCCGTGTTGTCCGGGGGGATAAGCCTTACGAGGAGATTTACGGCTCAGTCCAGGCAGTTCCCCCAGGCGGCGTACTACTCGGAGGCGAGGGCCTCTATATCGCGCCATGCAGCTTGTTCTCCAAAGAATTCCAAAGTTACTATTGTAGCCGCATAACAGCCCTAGATCAACTTTCTCGTGCAGCTATTCCCGCTTCGAGGCAAGGAAAACTTCGGCGGTGGAGGGTTCAAAGAGGTCTTGAGTGAACCAGACATAGAGGCCGTAAATCATCTGCACCAGCAACAGCCCTTGCTAAGCAGGAATCTTTTGCCTCGGCCGTACGGTATCTCAGGCATGCTTAGTGGTTCCGGTTCATGGGAGGATGCCAAAAACTCCTTTTTCTATGTCGATGGCTCCTCTCTTTGAGTTCACCAACTGTATAGTTCTCTACGGGCCTGATCTGGTGCCCCACCACTGCCAGCACTTTACCGTCAGCGGCGACACAATTGACCAAATTGCCTTAGGCGAACCCTGCTACGCCATCAATCAAGGCACCCAGGTAATCATGCCCGGTATGTACAATGGCCACACCCACATGGGCGATAGCTGTCTGCCCGATGGAGCCACCGGCCTAACTTTAGAAGAAGGATTTTTTCGGCCCCACGGCTATAAATACCGGGAACTAGCCAAGCAGTCCGAAGCCGAACATCTAACGCACATTACCAATCACCTGCGCTACATGGCCCGCACTGGCACAGTCGGCCACTTTGACTTTCGGGAGCAGGGCATGTACGGCAGTCAACTCCTACGTCGAGCTTCCGAATCAACTGGGGTACGCTCAGTTATTTTGGGCCAGTTCAATGAGCTGCCTTTTACCTCCGACGAACTCCAGCACAATCAGGCAGCACTTAGCCCACAGGCCATCGATGAACTCAAGGCAGTGCTCGCCGCTGCCGATGGCTTCTCTGAAAGCACCATGAATGACCTGACCGACCCTGCTTGGCAGCAAATTCTTACCCTTACAGAAACAGCCCACAAGCTCCGGGCCATTCACTGCCTGGAAAACACTGCCTACAGGGAAGTCAGCCTAGCGGTGACTGGGCGCGGCGATTTGGAACGAGCGATTGATTTGTACCGGCCCCACCTGGTAATTCACGCCACTGTTGCCAATGCGGATGAAATTTCCTTGCTGTCGGAGCATCGGCTCAACGTAGTGCTCAACCCTAGAGCCAACGCTAATCTAGGCCTACCACTGCCACCGATCGCGGCGCTGCTGCAAAGTCAGGCCAATCTGCTGTTGGGCACCGACAACGGCCTGCTTAACAGCCCCAACTTGTTTGCTGAACTCGATTTCACCTACAAAGTTGCCAAGAGTCAGTTTGGAGACGCCCTGCATCCTGACCCGGCTGACATTCTCAAACTGGTGACCAGCAACGTCGGTGCAGTCTTAGAAGGGGCGCTGGAGGACGGCACCTGCGGCTATCTAGCTGAGGGCAAACCTGCCGATTTTGTTGTTCTAGACTTTACCCAGCCCCATTTGCAGCGCAGCCGCCATCTGATTGCTAGTATTTTGACCCGTGTCACCCCGGCAGATGTGCTGATGACCGTGCGTCGAGGCAACTGTCTTCACGCTTAAAAAAGAATCGCCTTCACCATTAAGGTCAAGACGACACTGATTCATTAATTTAAGCTGTTGCCTAAGACTGAAAGCCGCGATTCTTAAAAAGCAGCGTAGGCAACCTGAGCTGCTGCCACGCTAACGCCCTGGGAAATGAACTGAAGCAGCAAAAAGGCCAGAATAGGCGAGAGATCGATACCACCCAGAGGAGGAATGATAGAGCGAAACACGTTTAAATAGGGGTCGGTTAGCTGGCTCAAGATATTGAAGGGAGGGCTAAGCCAATCCACATTGGGAAACCAGCTTAGCAAAATTCGGATAATCAGCAAGACCGTATAAATCTGAAGGAAGGTGGCTACCGCGTTAGCGAGCATACCAACCAATGAAGTCTCCATAACCCTAAGCTCCCAAGCCGATCCATCGTGTATTGTTGTGCCAGTTCAAGTGTAACTGATAGTCACTGGGGAAGATGGGCCGAAAACCGCCCATTCTGTGAACCGCTGGTAAAATCTGCCCAGCGGCATTGTCCTGTGGGTTGAGCACATCCCTCCTTGGTCAGGAATCTATCAGCGAAGAATCGTCCAGCATTTCCTGAGGATAGCCATTAATACCGCCAAGCTGCTGCCGAACGTCATCAATAGCCTCGTTTAGCTGAGCAATTTTGTCTTCGAGGCGGCGACGGGCTATTTCCATGCTCTCCTCAGTGGCATCATCAAACACCTCTAGGGGCTGCTCGCGGCTATTAAGGGAGCGCAGAGTAGAAGCAGTCGTTTCTGAAGGCCTGAGCCGGGAAGCCGTCAAAGCCCCAACCACGCCGCCAATCATGCCTCCAAATAAGGCTCCGGCAATAAAACCACCGGCAAAGTTATCTTGCTGGCTCATCGTTCCTTCCGGTGTCTATTCCGGTATCTATCTAAACAGGGAAGCTAGTCTACCGGATATGGGCCTCCGGTGACTTCTATTGTCGCTGACAAGGGCTCACCTGACTACCACGCTAGGCTGATTAACTAGAACTGATAGGTAGGGCTAGCGCAGCAAGCTAGGTACCAAAGGTGCGATCGCCCGCATCTCCCAGTCCCGGCACAATAAAGCCCTGGGAATTGAGCCCTTCGTCAATGGTGGCCGCATAGATATTGAGCTCAGGATAGGCATCTGCTAGCTTTTGCAGAGCTGCTGGGGCAGTGACTACGGAGATAATCCGCACCATCGACGGATCAGCACCACGAGCGGTCAGTTCCTTCATCATTGCCATGATGGTGCCGCCCGTTGCCAGCATCGGTTCGCTAATCAGCACCCGCGTTTGAGGATCAAAAGAGGCTGGCAGCTTGTTGAGATAGCAGGTAGGCTCCAGGGTTTCTTCATCCCTAACAAAGCCGATGTGGTAAATCGAGGCCAGCGGCAGTAGAGACTGTGCCCCCTCCATCAGTGCCAAGCCTGCCCGCAAAATTGGTACAATCACCACCGGCACTTCCGGGTTGATGAAGGTCGCCGGGCAGCTAGCCAAAGGAGTCTCAACCGTGGTCTCAAGGGTGGGCAGCCAATCTCGCACAGCCTCGTAGGTCAGCCATCGGCCTAGTTCAGTCATAGCTGAACGAAACAGGGTCGAGGGCGTGTCGGCATCCCGAGAAACGCCAAGCCAATGTTGGATTAGGGGATGGGGAGGAACAAATACGCGCAGTTGTGGTGCCATCTTTTAAGGAGTCAACTAAATCTGAAACATAATACTCGTTTACTGGGCCTCGAATTATTAGCAGGATAGCGGTTTTGAGATTTTATAGCTGAGCTTGTACTCTAAATAGCGCTAATTTTTGCAGTAAATTTTTCTACGGGGCTTGCGCCCATTATGAAATAGTGGGCTCTAGGGGAAGCAGATCAAGGCGATCAGGCCCGTTCTTTCACACACTTGTAAATTATTAGGCAAACAGGCCCTAGATTCCGGTTACAGAATTGATCACAGTAAAGCCACGAGTTGCCTAAAAGTATGTCCACCAGCCAGCCTAAGCAGTGGGATGTGATTGTGATTGGGGCGGGTATGGGCGGCTTGGTTACAGCTACTCAGCTAGCCGCCAAAGGAGCCCATGTCCTGGTCTTAGAGAGCTATTTAATTCCCGGCGGCAGTGCGGGCTATTTTGAGCGGGCAGGTTATCGCTTTGATGTGGGAGCCTCAATGATCTTTGGCTTTGGCAGCCAGGGCACCACCAACTTACTGACCCGAGCCTTAGCTGCCGTGGGTATGGAACTAGAGACCCTGCCCGATCCGGTTCAGGTTCACTATCACCTCCCCCAGGGTCTCGATATTCGGGTGCATCGTAACTACGAACGGTTTCTGGAGGAATTGTGCGATCGCTTTCCCCACGAGCGGGTGGGCATTCGTCAGTTCTACGACGAATGCTGGCGGGTTTTCCACTGCTTAAACGCCATGCCCCTGCTGTCGTTGGAAGAACCTCGCTATGTCGCTAGCGTGTTCGTCAAGCATCCGTTGGCTTGCCTAGGGTTAGCAAAGCGTTTACCCATCAATGTGGGAGGGGTGGCCCGCCGCTACTTGCGCGATCCAGAGCTGCTGCGATTTATCGACATGGAGTGCTACTGCTGGTCTGTGGTACCTGCCGAGCGCACACCGTTGATCAATGCCGGCATGGTGTTTAGCGATCGCCACTACGGCGGCGTTAACTACCCCAAAGGCGGAGTTGGTCAGATTGCCCAGCAACTCGTAACTGGGCTAGAGCAGGCAGGGAGCGAAATCTGGTATCGCTCGCGAGTCACCGAAATCTTAACGGAAAAGGGCCGAGCCATCGGCGTGCGCTTGGCCTCTGGCAAGACCTGCTTTGCCCGCCGCATCGTCTCCAACGCTACTCGCTGGGACACCTTTGGCTCCCTAGTAAAGCAGGATCTACCCCCTTCAGAACAACGTTGGCAGCAGCACTACCAGCAGTCTCCCAGTTTCGTTAGCCTGCATTTGGGCGTCAAAGCCGAGGCGATTTCTGAGGCTGCCGACTGCCACCATATCTTGCTGGAAGACTGGGCCGAAATGGAAACCAGTGGCGGCACGGTGTTTGTCTCCATTCCGACCCTGCTTGACCCCGATCTAGCTCCGCCAGGGCATCACATTATCCATGCCTTTACCCCTAGCTGGATGGCCGACTGGCAAGGGCTAACTTCCCAGGCATACCACGAGCAGAAGCAGGCAGCAGCGCTGGCTTTGGTTCGCAGACTGGAGCGGCTATGGCCGGGATTAGGCGATGCAATCTCACATCAAGAAATCGGTACCCCCCGCACCCACCGTCGCTTCTTAGGTCGCACCAACGGCACCTATGGCCCCATCCCGGCAGGCAAGCCCTGGGGCCTGCTGGGCATGCCCTTTAACCGCACCGCCATCCCTGGCCTTTACTGCGTCGGCGACAGTACCTTTCCCGGCCAAGGGCTCAATGCAGTGGCTTTTTCGGGGTTTGCCTGCGCCCATCGGGTGGCGGTGGATTTGGGGCTGGATTAGGGGTTGGGGGCTGGGAGTGGATGGGTGGATGTTTCCAGTAAGTTTAGATGTTTCTTGCATTAAATGAACCGGGGTATTGGGTGCCAGGTCAACGGTTTTAAGGAGGGTTTCACAAAAAATACCCCTCCACTCGCCTACCCATCCACTCGTCCACTCATCTACCCCTCCACTCATCCACTCGCCCACTTAGGAACATTGCCAATATTTAAGAATCCTGTTACTTCAGAGCATTAGCCTGTAGGCGAGGGAAAATTAAAAGTGTAGCCGTTGTTACAGTTTTAGCGGCACGATCTTTTCCCAAGGTATCTGCTATGTCCACCAGTCTGCTGTCAGATGCTAACCGTCGTCTGGAACGGGCGCTGAAGTACGTCAAGATTTCTGAGGATGCTAGCGAGCGGCTGAAGTTCCCCAAGGCCAGCCTTAAAGTTTCGATTCCGGTGCGGATGGATAATGGCTCTCTCAGGGTATTTGAGGGCTACCGGGTACGCTACGACGACACCCGGGGACCGACCAAGGGCGGCATTCGCTTTCATCCCAACGTGAACATGGATGAGGTGCAGTCTCTGGCGTTTTGGATGACCTTTAAGTGTGCAGCGCTGAATTTGCCTCTAGGCGGTGGCAAGGGCGGCATCACCCTCAACCCGAAGGAACTCTCTAAGTTTGAGCTAGAGCGGCTAAGCCGGGGCTATATAGATGCGATCGCAGACTTTATCGGCCCTGACGTCGATATTCCTGCGCCCGATGTCTACACCAACCCGATGATCATGGGCTGGATGATGGATCAATACAGCATCATCCGCCGTCAGCTTTGCCCTGCCGTGATTACTGGCAAACCCCTCAGCATGGGCGGTAGCCAGGGTCGCGACGCTGCTACCGGCACCGGAGCCTTCTTTGTGCTGGCCGCCATGATGCAAAAATTTGACAAGTCACCCCACGAAACCACGGTTGCGGTGCAGGGCTTTGGTAATGCTGGCAGTGTCATTGCCCGCCTCCTGTTTGAGGCTGGCTACAAGATTGTTGCCGTGAGCGATTCTCAAGGGGGCGTATACTGCCCTGACGGGCTTGATATTCCCAGCGTTCAGCAGTTCAAAAATGCCGCCCGCAGCGTCAAAGCGGTCTACTGCGAGGGCAGCGTCTGCAGCATTGTTGAGAATCACCAAGTCCTGACGAATGAGGAACTGCTTACCCTAGATGTCGATATCCTGATACCTGCTGCCCTAGAAAACCAAATCACAGCTGCCAACGCCGCTGATGTTCAAGCCCGCTACATCTTTGAAGTTGCCAACGGCCCAATTAGCGCTGATGCCGATGAGATTTTAGAGGCTAAAGGTATCTACGTCTTTCCAGACATTCTCGTGAATGCGGGCGGCGTAACTGTTAGCTATTTTGAGTGGGTGCAAAACCGCAGCGGGCTGTACTGGACCGAAGAGGAGGTGAATCAGCGCCTTAGCCGCATGATGGTCACAGAAGCCGACAAAATCTGGCGTATTAGCCAGGAGTTAGCCATTCCCCTACGGACTGCTGCCTATGTTCACGCCCTAGACCGGCTAGGAGATGCCCTCAACGCTAAAGGCACCCGCGAATATTACGTTGGCTGATAGACATTAGCAGGTAAGGTGCTGTAGAGACAGATCTGAAATCTGTCTCTACAGCGAATTATCGACGAAGCTGCTTTTTCGCTTCAGAGCCAGCTTGAGTAGATCCTTATACTCGCCCTCGCTCAACACCTGCGCCCCGAAGCGCTCTAGGTGGGGGTTCATCATTTGGGCATCAAACAGGACAAAGCGGCGCTCCCGGAGATGCTCTACCAGCTTCACCATGGCTACCTTCGAGCCTTCAGAAATGCGGTAGAACATGGACTCGCCAATAAAGGCTCCGCCAATTGTCAGGCCCAAAATTCCTCCGGCTAGCTCATTATCCTGCCAGGTTTCAAAGCTGTGGGCCCAGCCTGCCTGGTGTAGTTCCCAGTAAATCTCTTTTAACTCGTCGGAGAGCCAGGTGGTTTCTCGATCAGCACAGCCACTAACCACCTCTAGAAACGCCTGATCAACGGCCACCCTAAAGCGGTTTTGATTGATTGCCCGA
The window above is part of the Pseudanabaena sp. FACHB-2040 genome. Proteins encoded here:
- a CDS encoding Glu/Leu/Phe/Val dehydrogenase; this encodes MSTSLLSDANRRLERALKYVKISEDASERLKFPKASLKVSIPVRMDNGSLRVFEGYRVRYDDTRGPTKGGIRFHPNVNMDEVQSLAFWMTFKCAALNLPLGGGKGGITLNPKELSKFELERLSRGYIDAIADFIGPDVDIPAPDVYTNPMIMGWMMDQYSIIRRQLCPAVITGKPLSMGGSQGRDAATGTGAFFVLAAMMQKFDKSPHETTVAVQGFGNAGSVIARLLFEAGYKIVAVSDSQGGVYCPDGLDIPSVQQFKNAARSVKAVYCEGSVCSIVENHQVLTNEELLTLDVDILIPAALENQITAANAADVQARYIFEVANGPISADADEILEAKGIYVFPDILVNAGGVTVSYFEWVQNRSGLYWTEEEVNQRLSRMMVTEADKIWRISQELAIPLRTAAYVHALDRLGDALNAKGTREYYVG
- the crtH gene encoding carotenoid isomerase, translating into MSTSQPKQWDVIVIGAGMGGLVTATQLAAKGAHVLVLESYLIPGGSAGYFERAGYRFDVGASMIFGFGSQGTTNLLTRALAAVGMELETLPDPVQVHYHLPQGLDIRVHRNYERFLEELCDRFPHERVGIRQFYDECWRVFHCLNAMPLLSLEEPRYVASVFVKHPLACLGLAKRLPINVGGVARRYLRDPELLRFIDMECYCWSVVPAERTPLINAGMVFSDRHYGGVNYPKGGVGQIAQQLVTGLEQAGSEIWYRSRVTEILTEKGRAIGVRLASGKTCFARRIVSNATRWDTFGSLVKQDLPPSEQRWQQHYQQSPSFVSLHLGVKAEAISEAADCHHILLEDWAEMETSGGTVFVSIPTLLDPDLAPPGHHIIHAFTPSWMADWQGLTSQAYHEQKQAAALALVRRLERLWPGLGDAISHQEIGTPRTHRRFLGRTNGTYGPIPAGKPWGLLGMPFNRTAIPGLYCVGDSTFPGQGLNAVAFSGFACAHRVAVDLGLD
- the aat gene encoding leucyl/phenylalanyl-tRNA--protein transferase, translated to MLTTFQYDIPAIIRGYSQGYFLMADDEGDNLGWYSSRQRTIVPLDSRFRYPKSLRRAINQNRFRVAVDQAFLEVVSGCADRETTWLSDELKEIYWELHQAGWAHSFETWQDNELAGGILGLTIGGAFIGESMFYRISEGSKVAMVKLVEHLRERRFVLFDAQMMNPHLERFGAQVLSEGEYKDLLKLALKRKSSFVDNSL